In a single window of the Rhodamnia argentea isolate NSW1041297 chromosome 2, ASM2092103v1, whole genome shotgun sequence genome:
- the LOC115734523 gene encoding L-ascorbate oxidase homolog isoform X1 gives MAGGVICASLAVALFFAMAGADNPYRFFNWNVTYGDIYPLGVRQQGILINGQFPGPDIHSVTNDNLIINVFNSLDEPFLISWSGVQQRRNSYEDGVYGTTCPIPPGRNFTYILQVKDQIGSFFYFPSLAFHKAAGGFGGIRILSRPLIPVPFADPAGDYTVLIGDWYKANHTTLKATLDRGKKLKFPDGILINGRGPNGVSFNVEQGKTYRLRISNVGLMNSLNFRIQGHKMLLVEVEGTHVMQTHFSSLDVHVGQSYSVLVTADQPAQDYYVVVSTRFSSQILTTTGILRYSNSAGPVSGPPPGGPTIQIDWSLNQARAIRTNLTASGPRPNPQGSYHYGLITPARTIRLSSSAGQVNGKQRYAVNSVSFVPADTPLKLADYFNIGGVFRVNSISDRPTGGGIYLDTAVLGADYRSFIEIVFENGEDIVQSWHLDGYSFFVVGMDGGQWTSASRNQYNLRDAVFRCTTQVYPKSWTAIYVALDNVGMWHLRTEFWARQYLGQQLYLRVYTQSTSLRDEFPIPKNALLCGRAKGQHTRPL, from the exons ATGGCGGGAGGCGTGATCTGTGCTTCGTTAGCGGTTGCTCTGTTCTTTGCCATGGCTGGAGCTGATAATCCGTACAGGTTCTTCAACTGGAACGTGACGTACGGCGATATATATCCCCTCGGCGTTCGCCAGCAG GGCATACTCATCAATGGCCAGTTCCCAGGCCCCGACATCCACTCCGTTACCAACGACAACCTCATCATCAACGTCTTCAACAGCTTGGACGAGCCTTTCCTCATCTCCTG GAGTGGAGTCCAACAGAGGAGGAACTCCTATGAAGATGGGGTGTATGGCACAACTTGCCCCATACCACCCGGGAGAAACTTCACATACATCCTCCAGGTGAAGGACCAAATAGGAAGCTTCTTCTACTTCCCATCCCTTGCGTTCCACAAGGCGGCTGGCGGGTTCGGTGGGATCCGGATCCTTAGCCGACCTCTGATTCCTGTCCCATTCGCAGATCCGGCTGGTGATTACACTGTTCTTATTGGAGACTGGTATAAGGCCAATCACACG ACTCTCAAGGCCACACTTGACCGAGGTAAGAAACTAAAGTTCCCTGATGGGATTCTCATCAATGGCCGTGGACCAAATGGAGTCTCTTTCAACGTGGAACAAG GAAAAACTTACAGGCTTAGGATATCAAACGTGGGATTGATGAATTCCCTCAACTTCCGCATTCAAGGCCACAAAATGCTGCTGGTGGAGGTGGAGGGGACGCATGTGATGCAAACTCACTTCTCCTCTCTGGATGTTCATGTCGGCCAATCTTATTCGGTTCTGGTCACAGCAGATCAACCTGCTCAAGACTATTACGTTGTGGTTTCGACTCGCTTTTCCTCTCAAATCCTGACCACAACTGGCATTCTTCGTTACAGCAACTCAGCTGGCCCGGTCTCCGGCCCTCCTCCGGGTGGACCCACCATCCAAATTGATTGGTCCCTGAACCAGGCCCGTGCCATCAG GACTAATCTTACAGCGAGTGGACCAAGGCCAAACCCCCAAGGCTCATATCATTATGGTCTCATCACCCCCGCCAGAACAATCAGACTGTCAAGTTCTGCCGGTCAAGTTAATGGGAAACAAAGATATGCCGTTAACAGTGTCTCCTTCGTTCCAGCGGACACTCCTCTTAAGCTCGCGGACTACTTCAACATTGGTGGAGTTTTTCGGGTAAATAGCATATCAGATAGACCCACCGGCGGAGGTATATACCTTGACACAGCAGTTTTGGGTGCCGACTACAGATCCTTCATTGAGATAGTGTTTGAAAATGGCGAGGACATAGTCCAGAGTTGGCACCTTGATGGATACAGTTTCTTTGTTGTGGG CATGGATGGAGGGCAATGGACATCAGCCAGTCGAAATCAGTACAATCTCCGCGACGCTGTTTTCCGGTGCACCACTCAG GTTTACCCCAAGTCGTGGACGGCCATCTATGTGGCACTAGATAATGTGGGAATGTGGCACTTGAGGACTGAATTTTGGGCTCGACAGTACCTTGGACAGCAACTCTATCTACGTGTTTACACTCAATCAACTTCGCTGAGAGACGAATTCCCGATTCCGAAGAACGCGCTTCTGTGCGGTAGAGCGAAAGGACAACACACGAGACCCCTCTAA
- the LOC115734523 gene encoding L-ascorbate oxidase homolog isoform X2 has translation MESCFEAQVTLRCSVEEKAAACLSGSTHLHHLLPIFYLKYWSGVQQRRNSYEDGVYGTTCPIPPGRNFTYILQVKDQIGSFFYFPSLAFHKAAGGFGGIRILSRPLIPVPFADPAGDYTVLIGDWYKANHTTLKATLDRGKKLKFPDGILINGRGPNGVSFNVEQGKTYRLRISNVGLMNSLNFRIQGHKMLLVEVEGTHVMQTHFSSLDVHVGQSYSVLVTADQPAQDYYVVVSTRFSSQILTTTGILRYSNSAGPVSGPPPGGPTIQIDWSLNQARAIRTNLTASGPRPNPQGSYHYGLITPARTIRLSSSAGQVNGKQRYAVNSVSFVPADTPLKLADYFNIGGVFRVNSISDRPTGGGIYLDTAVLGADYRSFIEIVFENGEDIVQSWHLDGYSFFVVGMDGGQWTSASRNQYNLRDAVFRCTTQVYPKSWTAIYVALDNVGMWHLRTEFWARQYLGQQLYLRVYTQSTSLRDEFPIPKNALLCGRAKGQHTRPL, from the exons ATGGAGTCTTGCTTTGAAGCTCAGGTTACATTACGGTGCTCTGTAGAAGAAAAGGCAGCCGCTTGTCTTAGTGGCAGCACTCACCTCCACCATCTACTTCCCATTTTCTACTTAAAATACTG GAGTGGAGTCCAACAGAGGAGGAACTCCTATGAAGATGGGGTGTATGGCACAACTTGCCCCATACCACCCGGGAGAAACTTCACATACATCCTCCAGGTGAAGGACCAAATAGGAAGCTTCTTCTACTTCCCATCCCTTGCGTTCCACAAGGCGGCTGGCGGGTTCGGTGGGATCCGGATCCTTAGCCGACCTCTGATTCCTGTCCCATTCGCAGATCCGGCTGGTGATTACACTGTTCTTATTGGAGACTGGTATAAGGCCAATCACACG ACTCTCAAGGCCACACTTGACCGAGGTAAGAAACTAAAGTTCCCTGATGGGATTCTCATCAATGGCCGTGGACCAAATGGAGTCTCTTTCAACGTGGAACAAG GAAAAACTTACAGGCTTAGGATATCAAACGTGGGATTGATGAATTCCCTCAACTTCCGCATTCAAGGCCACAAAATGCTGCTGGTGGAGGTGGAGGGGACGCATGTGATGCAAACTCACTTCTCCTCTCTGGATGTTCATGTCGGCCAATCTTATTCGGTTCTGGTCACAGCAGATCAACCTGCTCAAGACTATTACGTTGTGGTTTCGACTCGCTTTTCCTCTCAAATCCTGACCACAACTGGCATTCTTCGTTACAGCAACTCAGCTGGCCCGGTCTCCGGCCCTCCTCCGGGTGGACCCACCATCCAAATTGATTGGTCCCTGAACCAGGCCCGTGCCATCAG GACTAATCTTACAGCGAGTGGACCAAGGCCAAACCCCCAAGGCTCATATCATTATGGTCTCATCACCCCCGCCAGAACAATCAGACTGTCAAGTTCTGCCGGTCAAGTTAATGGGAAACAAAGATATGCCGTTAACAGTGTCTCCTTCGTTCCAGCGGACACTCCTCTTAAGCTCGCGGACTACTTCAACATTGGTGGAGTTTTTCGGGTAAATAGCATATCAGATAGACCCACCGGCGGAGGTATATACCTTGACACAGCAGTTTTGGGTGCCGACTACAGATCCTTCATTGAGATAGTGTTTGAAAATGGCGAGGACATAGTCCAGAGTTGGCACCTTGATGGATACAGTTTCTTTGTTGTGGG CATGGATGGAGGGCAATGGACATCAGCCAGTCGAAATCAGTACAATCTCCGCGACGCTGTTTTCCGGTGCACCACTCAG GTTTACCCCAAGTCGTGGACGGCCATCTATGTGGCACTAGATAATGTGGGAATGTGGCACTTGAGGACTGAATTTTGGGCTCGACAGTACCTTGGACAGCAACTCTATCTACGTGTTTACACTCAATCAACTTCGCTGAGAGACGAATTCCCGATTCCGAAGAACGCGCTTCTGTGCGGTAGAGCGAAAGGACAACACACGAGACCCCTCTAA
- the LOC115734574 gene encoding cytoplasmic tRNA 2-thiolation protein 1, whose protein sequence is MAESHAKVQKVGGGRLCCICNERRAALKRPKTLEQICRECFFAVFEEEIHQVIVENQLFNPGERIAIGASGGKDSTVLAYVLSELNRRHDYRLDLFLLSVDEGITGYRDDSLETVKRNEIQYGLPLKIVSYKDLYGWTMDEIVKIIGLKNNCTFCGVFRRQALDRGASLLKVDKLVTGHNADDIAETVLLNILRGDIARLSRCTAITTGEDGPIPRCKPFKYTYEKEIVMYAYFKRLDYFSTECIYSPNAYRGFAREFIKDLERIRPRAILDIIKSGENFRIATSTKMPEQGTCERCGYISSQKWCKACVLLEGLNRGLPKLGIGRTRVLDKDQKKDLKQSIGTKSIASKQCGSLDF, encoded by the exons ATGGCGGAAAGCCACGCCAAAGTCCAAAAGGTTGGGGGAGGACGCTTATGCTGCATCTGCAACGAAAGGAGAGCTGCCCTCAAAAGGCCTAAAACCCTAGAGCAG ATATGTAGGGAGTGTTTCTTTGCTGTTTTCGAGGAGGAGATCCACCAAGTAATCGTGGAAAACCAGCTGTTCAATCCTGGGGAGCGAATTGCAATAGGTGCATCTGGCGGTAAAG ATTCCACTGTCCTAGCCTATGTGTTGTCAGAGTTAAACAGGAGACATGACTATCGATTGGATCTCTTCCTCTTGTCGGTTGATGAAGGAATTACTGGGTACAGGGACGATTCACTTGAAACTGTAAAAAGAAACGAAATCCAG TATGGACTACCACTGAAAATTGTTTCATACAAAGATTTGTATGGATGGACAATGGATGAAATAGTAAAGATTATCGGATTAAAGAataattgcacattttgtgGGGTCTTCCGCCGCCAG GCTCTTGACCGAGGCGCCTCACTGCTGAAAGTAGACAAGCTTGTTACTGGACATAATGCTGATGATATTGCTGAAACAgttcttttgaatattttacgAGGTGATATTGCCCG ATTGAGCAGGTGTACTGCGATTACAACTGGTGAAGATGGACCAATTCCTAGGTGCAAACCTTTTAAGTACACGTATGAGAAAGAGATCGTCAT GTATGCATATTTCAAGAGGCTGGATTATTTCTCGACTGAAT GCATCTATTCTCCTAATGCATATCGGGGTTTTGCTCGTGAGTTTATTAAGGACCTGGAAAGAATAAG ACCTAGAGCCATACTCGACATTATAAAATCAGgtgaaaatttcagaatagCTACTTCGACGAAAATGCCAGAGCAGGGGACGTGTGAACGATGTGGTTACATTTCGAGCCAG AAATGGTGTAAAGCCTGTGTTTTGCTGGAAGGACTGAACAGGGGGTTGCCAAAACTAGGAATAGGGCGGACTCGAGTCTTGGATAAGGATCAAAAGAAGGATCTCAAGCAGAGTATTGGGACGAAGAGCATAGCAAGTAAACAGTGTGGGTCGTTGGATTTTTGA
- the LOC115738330 gene encoding lysine-specific histone demethylase 1 homolog 1 — MCGKLKCFFTLKFTETGSTGEILGPHLGPEIVSGLILSLAHKNYTASSMKRDPICDFRVASELRRSARNSNMASSEAPPEPALSANPNSAGSDVSTPENLVTQSHTPLGPAPISPSDQSDRTETELEPPASDTQDDDSSDPLPDAQIRDDFSEPAGGERSEAATEPGRAVSAAPTRKRRRRKKFFTEINGGPSLSRNRRYRLADPAKEIDMEALIAISVGFPVDSLTEEEIEANVVSVIGGSEQSNYIIIRNHILARWRSNVSTWMTLEQALEAIRTEHRTLVHSAYYFLLEHGYINFGLAPAITEVKLRSADGVERANVVIVGAGMAGLVAARQLVFLGFKVVVLEGRARPGGRVRTKKMSGDGVEAAADLGGSVLTGINGNPLGVLARQLGLPLHKVRDVCPLYLPNGKAVNKDIDSKVEVSFNKLLDRVCNLRQSMIEEVKSIDVPLGTALEAFRHVYNVAENPQERMLLDWHLANLEYANASLMSSLSMAYWDQDDPYEMGGDHCFIPGGNERFVREFAKDLPIFYGRTVESIRYGLDGVMAYAGGQEFRGDMVLCTVPLGVLKKGTMEFVPELPQRKLDAISRLGFGLLNKVAMLFTYNFWGADIDTFGHLAEDPSMRGEFFLFYSYHSVSGGPLLIALVAGEAAIKFEMMSPVESVKKVLDILRGIFTPKGIVVPDPVQAICTRWGKDHFAYGSYSYVAIGSSGDDYDILSESVGDGRVFFAGEATNKQYPATMHGALLSGMREAANILRVAKRRGIGSQ; from the exons ATGTGTGGAAAATTAAAGTGTTTCTTTACGCTTAAA TTCACCGAGACGGGGTCGACCGGCGAGATCCTTGGGCCTCATTTGGGCCCCGAAATTGTATCGGGCCTCATACTTTCATTGGCCCACAAGAACTATACAGCCTCCTCCATGAAAAGAGATCCTATTTGTGACTTTAGAGTTGCGAGCGAGCTACGGCGAAGTGCCCGGAACTCGAACATGGCATCGTCCGAAGCGCCACCGGAGCCGGCGCTCTCCGCCAACCCAAACAGTGCCGGCTCCGACGTCTCCACGCCGGAAAACCTCGTCACGCAATCCCATACTCCTCTGGGCCCGGCCCCCATCTCGCCGTCCGACCAGTCCGACCGCACCGAGACCGAGCTCGAGCCTCCCGCTTCGGACACTCAGGACGACGACTCCTCCGACCCTCTCCCAGATGCTCAAATCCGGGACGACTTCTCCGAGCCGGCCGGCGGAGAACGGAGCGAAGCGGCGACCGAGCCCGGGCGAGCCGTCTCCGCCGCCCCGACGAGGAAGCGGCGCCGCAGGAAGAAGTTCTTCACCGAGATCAACGGCGGACCGTCGTTGTCCCGGAACCGAAGGTACAGATTGGCCGATCCGGCGAAGGAGATCGACATGGAGGCGCTAATCGCGATCTCCGTTGGTTTTCCAGTTGACTCGCTGACGGAGGAAGAGATTGAGGCCAATGTGGTGTCGGTAATCGGTGGTTCAGAGCAATCGAACTATATAATCATTCGGAACCACATTCTAGCGAGGTGGAGATCGAATGTGTCGACGTGGATGACGTTAGAGCAAGCGCTTGAGGCGATTCGGACGGAGCACAGAACCCTTGTGCACTCTGCGTACTATTTTCTCCTCGAACACGGATACATTAACTTTGGCCTCGCACCTGCTATTACGGAAGTGAAACTGAGGTCGGCTGATGGTGTCGAGAGGGCAAATGTGGTGATTGTTGGAGCTGGAATGGCGGGATTGGTGGCTGCGAGGCAATTGGTGTTTCTAGGGTTTAAGGTTGTGGTATTGGAAGGTAGGGCTCGGCCTGGTGGGCGCGTTAGGACTAAGAAAATGAGTGGAGATGGAGTAGAGGCCGCAGCTGATCTTGGTGGGAGCGTGCTCACTGGAATAAATGGGAACCCGCTTGGGGTGTTGGCGAGGCAGTTGGGGTTACCGCTTCATAAGGTGAGAGATGTTTGCCCTTTGTATCTGCCTAATGGGAAAGCTGTGAATAAAGACATTGATTCTAAAGTAGAGGTTTCATTTAACAAATTGTTGGATAGAGTTTGTAATCTTAGGCAATCTATGATTGAGGAAGTGAAATCAATTGATGTTCCATTAGGAACTGCACTCGAAGCCTTTAGGCACGTGTATAATGTGGCAGAAAACCCGCAAGAGCGAATGCTATTGGATTGGCACCTCGCGAATTTGGAATATGCAAATGCTTCTCTAATGTCTAGTTTGTCGATGGCATACTGGGATCAGGATGACCCATATGAGATGGGGGGTGATCATTGTTTCATCCCTGGTGGCAATGAGAGGTTTGTTAGAGAGTTTGCCAAGGACTTGCCAATTTTCTATGGAAGGACGGTGGAGAGTATTAGGTATGGGCTTGATGGGGTTATGGCTTATGCGGGTGGGCAGGAGTTTCGTGGAGACATGGTTCTTTGTACTGTGCCTTTGGGTGTGCTAAAGAAAGGGACTATGGAGTTTGTCCCTGAACTTCCTCAAAGAAAGCTAGATGCTATAAGTAGATTAGGGTTTGGGTTGTTGAACAAAGTTGCAATGTTGTTCACGTATAATTTCTGGGGAGCAGACATCGATACGTTTGGGCACTTGGCTGAAGACCCGAGCATGAGAGGGGAGTTCTTTCTGTTCTATAGTTACCACTCAGTTTCAGGAGGCCCACTTCTCATAGCCCTCGTTGCAGGGGAAGCGGCAATCAAGTTTGAGATGATGTCTCCTGTGGAATCTGTGAAGAAAGTCTTAGACATATTGAGAGGCATATTTACCCCAAAGGGGATCGTTGTTCCTGATCCAGTTCAGGCAATTTGCACTAGATGGGGGAAGGATCACTTTGCATATGGTTCGTACTCTTATGTAGCAATTGGATCTTCTGGTGACGATTACGATATTCTTTCTGAGAGTGTTGGAGATGGAAGAGTTTTCTTTGCAGGAGAGGCAACTAATAAACAATATCCAGCCACAATGCATGGTGCTCTTCTTAGTGGGATGAGAGAGGCTGCTAATATACTGCGCGTGGCTAAGAGAAGGGGCATCGGTTCACAGTGA
- the LOC115738370 gene encoding uncharacterized protein LOC115738370: MITRSNLAEQLREYQLRSKNDWASVSLFSSSSSFGSSRVDVVVFVIWELVILAFLVFSAVSLYFRHMQLALILICITMLLLLCMKITKQIRLARKKKRRMLLPLSM, encoded by the exons ATGATAACGAGATCGAATTTGGCGGAGCAATTGAGGGAGTATCAGCTTCGATCCAAGAATGATTGGGCctctgtttctcttttctcctcCAGTTCTAGTTTCGGCTCTTCAAG GGTGGATGTTGTTGTCTTTGTCATATGGGAGCTTGTAATTCTTGCTTTCTTGGTTTTCTCAGCAGTGTCTTTGTACTTCCGGCATATGCAGCTGGCCTTAATCTTAATCTGCATCACTATGCTGTTACttctatgcatgaaaattacaAAGCAAATAAGATTGGCCAGGAAAAAGAAGCGAAGGATGCTTCTTCCATTGTCGATGTAG
- the LOC115738341 gene encoding 4-coumarate--CoA ligase-like 5, whose product MAANPLQIDRKSGFSSSNSTFYSKRNPIPLPPNPFLDVTTFISSHSHRGSTALIDASSGLHVPFPELWRSVDSLAARLSAMGIRKGDVVLLLSPNSISFPVVCLAVMSLGAVITTTNPLNTASEIAKQIADSKPVLAFTTPDLAPKLAAAASSLCLVLIEDAAPQSSRPDGGSGPAPKAKIITTLREMIASGPEASGRRVREQVHQNDTATLLYSSGTTGASKGVVSSHRNLIAMVQTVLNRFNLDEEGQQRFLCTVPMFHIYGLAAFATGLLASGSTIVVLSKFDMHEMLASIAKHRATYLPLVPPILVAMVNNADQIRARYDLSSLGSVLSGGAPLSREVIEGFVERYPAVRILQGYGLTESAGIGASTDSLEESRRYGTAGLLSPSMEARIVDPEHGEALGVNRTGELWLRGPTIMKGYFSNAEATTSTLDSEGWLRTGDICYFDEDGFIFVVDRLKELIKYKGYQVPPAELEALLLTHPDVADAAVIPFPDKEVGQFPMAYVVRKAGRELSETAVMDFVARQVAPYKRIRRVAFIASIPKNPSGKILRKDLIKLATSKL is encoded by the exons ATGGCAGCCAACCCACTCCAAATCGACCGCAAGAGCGGGTTTAGCAGCTCCAACTCCACCTTCTACAGCAAGCGCAACCCCATCCCCCTTCCTCCCAACCCCTTCCTCGACGTCACCACTTTCATCTCCTCCCACTCCCACCGCGGCTCCACCGCCTTGATCGACGCCTCCTCCGGCCTCCACGTCCCCTTCCCCGAGCTCTGGCGCTCCGTCGACTCCCTCGCCGCCCGCCTCTCCGCCATGGGCATCCGGAAGGGCGACGTCGTCCTCCTTCTCTCCCCCAACTCCATCTCCTTCCCCGTCGTCTGCCTCGCCGTCATGTCCCTTGGCGCCGtcatcaccaccaccaaccCCCTTAACACCGCCTCCGAGATCGCCAAGCAGATCGCCGACTCCAAGCCCGTCCTCGCCTTCACCACACCCGACCTCGCCCCCaagctcgccgccgccgcctccagcCTCTGTCTCGTCCTCATCGAGGACGCCGCACCGCAATCTTCTCGACCTGACGGTGGCAGTGGACCCGCTCCGAAAGCAAAGATAATCACGACTCTGCGCGAGATGATTGCGAGCGGACCAGAGGCAAGCGGGAGGCGAGTCAGGGAGCAAGTCCACCAGAACGACACAGCGACTCTGCTCTACTCGTCTGGCACCACCGGCGCGAGTAAAGGCGTCGTCTCCTCCCACCGGAACCTCATCGCGATGGTCCAGACTGTCCTCAACAG GTTCAATTTGGACGAGGAAGGGCAGCAGCGGTTTTTGTGCACGGTCCCGATGTTCCACATCTACGGCCTGGCGGCTTTCGCGACGGGCCTGCTCGCGTCTGGGTCGACAATCGTCGTCCTCTCCAAGTTCGACATGCACGAGATGCTCGCGTCGATCGCCAAGCACAGGGCCACGTACCTGCCGCTCGTGCCACCGATCCTGGTCGCGATGGTGAACAACGCGGACCAGATAAGGGCGAGGTACGACCTGAGCTCGCTCGGCTCGGTGCTCTCCGGCGGGGCCCCGCTGAGCCGGGAGGTGATCGAAGGGTTCGTGGAGAGGTACCCGGCGGTGAGGATCTTGCAGGGGTACGGGCTGACGGAGTCGGCGGGGATCGGGGCGTCGACGGACTCGCTGGAGGAGAGCCGACGGTACGGCACGGCGGGGCTGCTGTCGCCGAGCATGGAGGCGAGGATCGTCGATCCAGAGCACGGGGAGGCGTTGGGAGTGAACCGGACGGGCGAGCTTTGGCTGCGGGGGCCCACCATTATGAAAG GTTATTTTAGCAATGCCGAAGCAACCACCTCGACTTTGGATTCCGAGGGATGGCTGAGAACCGGCGACATCTGCTATTTCGACGAGGATGGGTTCATTTTTGTGGTTGATAGGCTGAAGGAACTTATCAAGTATAAAGGATATCAG GTTCCTCCGGCGGAACTAGAGGCATTGTTGCTCACGCATCCTGATGTTGCCGATGCTGCTGTTATACC GTTTCCTGATAAGGAGGTCGGCCAATTCCCCATGGCATACGTGGTAAGAAAAGCTGGAAGGGAGCTATCAGAGACAGCGGTCATGGACTTCGTCGCCAGACAG GTGGCCCCATACAAGAGAATCCGGAGGGTGGCATTCATAGCTTCCATACCGAAGAATCCTTCTGGCAAGATCCTTAGGAAGGATCTCATCAAGCTTGCTACGTCCAAACTTTGA